One part of the Eucalyptus grandis isolate ANBG69807.140 chromosome 10, ASM1654582v1, whole genome shotgun sequence genome encodes these proteins:
- the LOC104422355 gene encoding UDP-glycosyltransferase 87A1: MPYPGRGHINPMMNLCKILSSRVPDIIFTFVVTEEWLGFIGSEPKPTNLSFATIPNVLPSELVRAQQYSEFTDAVFAKMGGPFEELLDRLRPTPTVIMADTFLSWALRAGNRRNIPVASFWSAGGSSFSFFHHFHQRHGHSPVDLPEKGDERIDYIPGSDLTSSRVLQQLVDAFSIVPEAKYLLLSTVYEVEYLAVDALKASFSCPVYTIGPAIDFSRLTDDSCLNDADYLKWLDCQPSESVLYISLGSFLCVSSSKMEEIAGCLRDSGIRFMWVAREEASRLRELCGDRGIVVPWCNQLRVLSHSSVGGFWTHCGWNSIWEAIFAGVPLLAYPIAMDQGSNATLIVKDWKVGWRVGTEISGLVRKFMDLEDDESREIRRQAKHLQEVCRRAIGKDGSTETNINSFIRDISHRNNSSES; encoded by the exons ATGCCGTACCCGGGACGAGGCCACATCAACCCCATGATGAACCTGTGCAAGATTCTGTCCTCCAGAGTCCCGGACATCATCTTCACCTTCGTTGTCACCGAAGAGTGGCTTGGCTTCATCGGTTCTGAGCCTAAGCCTACCAACCTATCCTTTGCCACCATCCCTAACGTGCTCCCCTCAGAACTGGTCCGAGCTCAGCAATACTCCGAATTCACCGACGCAGTTTTCGCCAAGATGGGAGGACCGTTCGAGGAGCTGCTGGATCGGCTCCGGCCCACACCGACCGTCATCATGGCCGACACTTTCCTGAGCTGGGCCCTCCGTGCGGGGAACCGGAGGAATATTCCAGTGGCATCGTTCTGGTCAGCAGGGGGGTCgagtttctctttcttccatcACTTCCATCAACGACACGGTCACTCCCCGGTTGATTTGCCTG AAAAGGGGGACGAGAGGATCGATTACATTCCTGGATCAGACTTAACCAGTTCTAGAGTCCTCCAACAATTGGTCGATGCATTTAGCATCGTCCCTGAGGCCAAGTATCTCTTGCTCTCGACCGTGTATGAGGTGGAATATCTGGCTGTCGATGCCCTTAAAGCCAGCTTTTCTTGCCCAGTCTACACCATTGGTCCGGCCATTGATTTCTCTCGACTTACAGATGACTCTTGTTTGAATGATGCCGATTACTTAAAGTGGTTGGACTGTCAGCCGAGCGAGTCCGTCCTATATATCTCTCTCGGAAGCTTTCTCTGTGTCTCCAGCTCCAAGATGGAAGAGATCGCAGGGTGTTTGCGCGACAGCGGCATTCGTTTCATGTGGGTGGCGCGTGAGGAAGCCTCAAGGTTGAGAGAGCTGTGCGGCGATAGGGGAATAGTCGTGCCATGGTGCAACCAGCTGAGGGTGCTGTCACATTCGTCGGTTGGCGGGTTTTGGACGCACTGCGGATGGAATTCCATTTGGGAAGCTATTTTTGCGGGAGTTCCTCTGCTCGCGTATCCCATAGCTATGGATCAAGGCAGTAATGCAACGCTAATTGTCAAGGACTGGAAGGTCGGATGGAGGGTGGGCACGGAGATCAGCGGGCTCGTGCGAAAGTTCATGGATTTGGAAGACGATGAAAGCCGAGAGATCAGGAGACAGGCTAAGCATCTTCAGGAGGTATGCCGGAGGGCGATCGGAAAAGATGGATCAACTGAGACTAACATCAATTCCTTCATCAGGGACATTTCCCATCGCAATAACAGTTCAGAAAGTTGA
- the LOC108955491 gene encoding UDP-glycosyltransferase 87A1, translating to MDRQAPTCHVVAMPFPALGHINPLMNLCKILASRAPHVTVTFVLTEEWLGFIGSDHKPSNISFATIPNVIPSERVRTQPSSEFTEAVYTKMEAPFEKVLDQLRPPPTLLVADMVLNWPVHVGNRRNIPMASFWPTAASNFSFLYHFQLLEQHGHLPQNLSEKGNDMVDYIPGIPPTRLTDLVGGRSERMMQKMRSIVDLVHRTQYLLLSSVYEIESQTVEALKSSLSLPIYTVGPSIPYFTLQENPSSNSDSDYITKWLDRQLGSSVLFVSLGSLVSVSSSKMDEIAAGLRDSNERFLWVARDEASRLKELLPGGDSGIVVPWCDQLRVLTHPSVGGFWTHCGWNSIQEGIYAGLPFLTYPVAMDQDYNCKIIVDDWKVGWRVGKHDIAGLVRKFMDLGDSESMEVRRRAKHLQELCHHAIGPDGSSETNICTFIGDILSTTVNIQDIN from the exons ATGGACCGCCAAGCACCGACCTGCCATGTGGTGGCGATGCCTTTCCCCGCACTAGGGCACATCAACCCTCTGATGAACCTGTGCAAAATCCTAGCCTCCCGAGCCCCGCACGTCACCGTCACATTCGTCCTGACCGAGGAATGGCTAGGCTTCATCGGCTCTGACCATAAACCGAGCAACATATCCTTCGCCACCATCCCCAACGTGATCCCATCTGAGCGGGTCCGGACTCAGCCCTCCTCTGAGTTCACCGAGGCCGTCTACACGAAGATGGAAGCCCCGTTTGAGAAGGTGCTCGACCAGCTCCGCCCCCCGCCGACCCTTCTGGTGGCCGACATGGTCCTGAACTGGCCAGTCCACGTCGGGAACCGGAGGAACATTCCGATGGCCTCGTTTTGGCCTACTGCGGCCTCAAACTTCTCCTTCTTGTACCACTTCCAACTTCTTGAGCAGCATGGCCATTTACCACAGAACTTGTCAG AAAAGGGGAATGACATGGTGGATTACATTCCTGGGATTCCTCCGACACGTTTGACGGACTTGGTTGGTGGAAGGAGCGAACGTATGATGCAGAAAATGCGCTCGATAGTCGACTTGGTCCATCGAACACAGTACCTGTTGCTTTCTTCTGTGTACGAGATCGAATCTCAGACCGTCGAAGCTCTGAAATCGAGCCTGTCGCTTCCTATCTACACTGTCGGTCCATCCATCCCGTACTTTACGCTGCAAGAAAATCCAAGCTCGAACAGCGACTCGGACTACATAACGAAGTGGCTGGACCGCCAGCTGGGTAGCTCGGTTTTGTTCGTGTCCCTAGGCAGCCTCGTTTCAGTCTCGAGTTCCAAAATGGACGAGATTGCAGCAGGGTTGCGCGACAGTAATGAAAGGTTCTTGTGGGTGGCGCGAGATGAGGCATCCAGGCTGAAGGAGCTGTTGCCCGGAGGCGACTCTGGGATCGTGGTGCCGTGGTGCGACCAGTTGAGGGTACTGACGCATCCCTCGGTCGGGGGGTTCTGGACTCACTGTGGATGGAACTCGATCCAAGAGGGCATCTACGCGGGGCTTCCTTTCCTGACGTACCCAGTAGCCATGGACCAAGATTACAATTGCAAGATCATTGTGGACGATTGGAAGGTTGGGTGGAGGGTCGGCAAACACGACATCGCTGGGCTAGTACGCAAGTTCATGGATCTAGGCGACAGCGAGAGCATGGAAGTGAGGAGGAGGGCCAAACACCTTCAGGAGTTGTGCCACCATGCGATCGGACCGGACGGATCGTCCGAGACTAATATCTGCACCTTCATTGGGGACATTTTGAGCACTACAGTGAACATTCAAGACATTAATTAG
- the LOC104422358 gene encoding UDP-glycosyltransferase 87A1 isoform X2, whose translation MDRQASTCHMVAMPYPGRGHINPMMNLCKILASRAPHVTVTLVLTEEWLGLVGSDSKLSNVSFATIPNVLPSERVRAQHFSEFVEAVSTKMEAPFKEVLDRLCPPPTLIVADTFLTWAVHVGNQRNIPVASFWTTAASNFSFLYQLQLHEQNGHLPQNLSGDEKEDSAPEIPQTRSPLLVDGSVMQKVRLMLNWVPRAQYLLLSSVYEFESQTVHALKPSLSFPIYTIGPSIPYFELEGNPRSNSDSNYILNWLDRQPGSSVLYLSLGSFLSVSSSKMDEIAVGLRDSNVRFLWVALHEASRLKELLPDGDMGIVVPWCDQLRALTHPSVGGFWTHCGWNSIQEGVYAGLPFLAYPIAMDQGLNCKLVVDDWKVGWRVGEGEGDIAGLVRKFMDSGDDESRELRRRVEGLRELCRHAIGPDGSSGTNIGPSLATFRAMLQKFMTLVTLNRKTPSCLFFWRVSYRSRVTRWECARGEYVLAGEWGHRCLGQRRRLQQ comes from the exons ATGGACCGCCAAGCATCGACCTGCCACATGGTGGCGATGCCGTATCCCGGACGCGGCCACATCAATCCTATGATGAACCTGTGCAAGATCCTGGCCTCCCGAGCCCCGCACGTCACCGTCACCCTTGTCCTCACCGAGGAGTGGCTCGGCCTCGTAGGCTCCGACTCGAAGCTGAGCAACGTATCCTTCGCCACCATCCCGAACGTGCTCCCGTCTGAGAGGGTCCGTGCTCAGCACTTCTCGGAGTTCGTGGAGGCCGTCTCCACGAAGATGGAAGCTCCGTTCAAGGAGGTGCTCGATCGGCTCTGCCCTCCGCCGACCCTCATTGTGGCCGACACGTTCCTGACCTGGGCGGTCCACGTTGGGAACCAGAGGAACATTCCGGTGGCCTCATTTTGGACAACTGCGGCCTCAAATTTCTCCTTCTTATACCAATTACAACTTCATGAGCAGAATGGCCATTTACCACAGAATTTGTCAG ggGACGAAAAGGAGGATTCTGCTCCTGAGATTCCTCAAACACGTTCGCCGTTGTTGGTCGATGGAAGTGTTATGCAGAAAGTCCGCCTAATGTTGAATTGGGTCCCTCGAGCGCAGTACCTGTTGCTTTCTTCTGTGTACGAGTTCGAATCTCAGACAGTCCACGCCCTGAAGCCGAGCCTGTCGTTTCCTATCTATACCATTGGTCCATCCATCCCGTACTTTGAGCTCGAAGGCAATCCTCGCTCAAACAGCGACTCGAATTACATACTAAATTGGCTGGACCGCCAGCCAGGCAGCTCTGTTTTATACCTGTCCCTAGGCAGCTTCCTTTCGGTCTCAAGCTCCAAAATGGATGAGATCGCGGTGGGGTTGCGCGACAGTAATGTTCGGTTCTTGTGGGTGGCGCTTCATGAGGCTTCTAGACTGAAGGAACTGTTGCCTGACGGCGACATGGGGATCGTGGTGCCGTGGTGCGACCAGTTGAGGGCATTGACGCATCCATCGGTCGGGGGGTTCTGGACCCACTGCGGCTGGAACTCAATCCAGGAGGGTGTCTATGCAGGGCTTCCATTCCTGGCGTACCCAATAGCCATGGACCAAGGTCTCAATTGCAAGCTTGTGGTGGACGATTGGAAGGTTGGGTGGAGGGTGGGCGAGGGTGAGGGCGACATCGCGGGGCTAGTGCGCAAGTTCATGGATTCAGGTGACGACGAGAGCAGAGAACTGAGGAGGAGGGTCGAAGGCCTTCGAGAGTTATGCCGCCATGCGATTGGACCGGATGGGTCGTCTGGGACTAATATCGGGCCTTCATTAGCGACATTTCGCGCGATGCTGCAAAAATTCATGACATTAGTG ACTCTCAACCGGAAGACTCCGTCCTGTTTATTTTTCTGGCGAGTTTCCTATCGGTCTCGAGTGACCCGGTGGGAGTGCGCAAGGGGGGAGTACGTTCTTGCGGGCGAGTGGGGACACCGGTGCTTGGGTCAAAGAAGGCGTTTGCAGCAATAG
- the LOC104422358 gene encoding UDP-glycosyltransferase 87A1 isoform X1, translating to MDRQASTCHMVAMPYPGRGHINPMMNLCKILASRAPHVTVTLVLTEEWLGLVGSDSKLSNVSFATIPNVLPSERVRAQHFSEFVEAVSTKMEAPFKEVLDRLCPPPTLIVADTFLTWAVHVGNQRNIPVASFWTTAASNFSFLYQLQLHEQNGHLPQNLSGDEKEDSAPEIPQTRSPLLVDGSVMQKVRLMLNWVPRAQYLLLSSVYEFESQTVHALKPSLSFPIYTIGPSIPYFELEGNPRSNSDSNYILNWLDRQPGSSVLYLSLGSFLSVSSSKMDEIAVGLRDSNVRFLWVALHEASRLKELLPDGDMGIVVPWCDQLRALTHPSVGGFWTHCGWNSIQEGVYAGLPFLAYPIAMDQGLNCKLVVDDWKVGWRVGEGEGDIAGLVRKFMDSGDDESRELRRRVEGLRELCRHAIGPDGSSGTNIGPSLATFRAMLQKFMTLVVSTSIVQSLVEHCLLLFAGNFVRVKAYCTSITPLNFASLMILAIECFCPVYQFQPP from the exons ATGGACCGCCAAGCATCGACCTGCCACATGGTGGCGATGCCGTATCCCGGACGCGGCCACATCAATCCTATGATGAACCTGTGCAAGATCCTGGCCTCCCGAGCCCCGCACGTCACCGTCACCCTTGTCCTCACCGAGGAGTGGCTCGGCCTCGTAGGCTCCGACTCGAAGCTGAGCAACGTATCCTTCGCCACCATCCCGAACGTGCTCCCGTCTGAGAGGGTCCGTGCTCAGCACTTCTCGGAGTTCGTGGAGGCCGTCTCCACGAAGATGGAAGCTCCGTTCAAGGAGGTGCTCGATCGGCTCTGCCCTCCGCCGACCCTCATTGTGGCCGACACGTTCCTGACCTGGGCGGTCCACGTTGGGAACCAGAGGAACATTCCGGTGGCCTCATTTTGGACAACTGCGGCCTCAAATTTCTCCTTCTTATACCAATTACAACTTCATGAGCAGAATGGCCATTTACCACAGAATTTGTCAG ggGACGAAAAGGAGGATTCTGCTCCTGAGATTCCTCAAACACGTTCGCCGTTGTTGGTCGATGGAAGTGTTATGCAGAAAGTCCGCCTAATGTTGAATTGGGTCCCTCGAGCGCAGTACCTGTTGCTTTCTTCTGTGTACGAGTTCGAATCTCAGACAGTCCACGCCCTGAAGCCGAGCCTGTCGTTTCCTATCTATACCATTGGTCCATCCATCCCGTACTTTGAGCTCGAAGGCAATCCTCGCTCAAACAGCGACTCGAATTACATACTAAATTGGCTGGACCGCCAGCCAGGCAGCTCTGTTTTATACCTGTCCCTAGGCAGCTTCCTTTCGGTCTCAAGCTCCAAAATGGATGAGATCGCGGTGGGGTTGCGCGACAGTAATGTTCGGTTCTTGTGGGTGGCGCTTCATGAGGCTTCTAGACTGAAGGAACTGTTGCCTGACGGCGACATGGGGATCGTGGTGCCGTGGTGCGACCAGTTGAGGGCATTGACGCATCCATCGGTCGGGGGGTTCTGGACCCACTGCGGCTGGAACTCAATCCAGGAGGGTGTCTATGCAGGGCTTCCATTCCTGGCGTACCCAATAGCCATGGACCAAGGTCTCAATTGCAAGCTTGTGGTGGACGATTGGAAGGTTGGGTGGAGGGTGGGCGAGGGTGAGGGCGACATCGCGGGGCTAGTGCGCAAGTTCATGGATTCAGGTGACGACGAGAGCAGAGAACTGAGGAGGAGGGTCGAAGGCCTTCGAGAGTTATGCCGCCATGCGATTGGACCGGATGGGTCGTCTGGGACTAATATCGGGCCTTCATTAGCGACATTTCGCGCGATGCTGCAAAAATTCATGACATTAGTGGTTAGTACATCAATAGTTCAATCTCTTGTTGAACATTGCCTGTTATTGTTCGCTGGCAATTTTGTGAGGGTTAAAGCTTACTGTACGAGCATCACACCCTTAAATTTTGCTTCCCTCATGATTTTGGCGATAGAATGTTTTTGTCCGGTCTATCAATTCCAACCTCCGTGA
- the LOC104422357 gene encoding UDP-glycosyltransferase 87A1 → MDLSRSQAGAARMAHVMAIPYPGRGHINPMMNFCKLLVSNTTDVLVTFVVTEEWLGFIGSEPKPDAVQFASIPNVIPSERARAENFPMFIEAVMTKMEAPVEQLLDRLELPVTTILADTYLFWAVRIGNKRKIQVGSFWTMSVSVFSVFHHFDLLAQNNHFPVDLAERGDELVDYIPGLPPTRLVDLPTFFEGKGRATLNRALECFSWMPKAQYIIFTTFYKLEARAVDALKAELPLPIYTVGPLIPYMELKAKSSLSASRNDRPDYVRWLDSQLEASVLYISLGSFLSVSSDQMEELTAGVRSSGVRFLWVSRDSDSWVKDGFCGDRGRVVPWCDQLKVLNHSAVGGFWTHCGLNSTLEAVFAGVPMLAFPIFWDQIPNCKQVEQDWKIGWRVKKSRDELVPRQAIAEIVQRFMDLDSEDGKAIRKMASELQQACGQAILNGGSSHSDINAFIGDISKKIMC, encoded by the exons ATGGATCTCTCACGGTCACAGGCCGGGGCGGCGAGGATGGCACATGTGATGGCAATTCCATATCCGGGAAGAGGCCATATAAACCCCATGATGAACTTCTGCAAGCTCCTCGTGTCCAACACGACCGATGTTCTCGTAACCTTTGTGGTGACGGAAGAGTGGCTGGGGTTCATCGGGTCCGAGCCGAAGCCTGATGCGGTCCAGTTTGCCTCCATACCCAATGTCATACCGTCCGAGCGAGCCCGTGCGGAGAACTTCCCCATGTTCATAGAAGCGGTGATGACGAAGATGGAGGCTCCTGTAGAGCAACTTCTCGACCGGCTCGAGCTGCCAGTGACCACGATCTTGGCCGACACGTACCTTTTCTGGGCAGTCCGGATCGGGAACAAGAGGAAGATCCAGGTGGGATCGTTCTGGACCATGTCGGTCTCGGTGTTCTCGGTGTTCCATCACTTTGACCTCCTTGCTCAGAACAACCATTTCCCCGTTGATCTGGCAG AACGAGGAGATGAGCTCGTAGACTACATACCAGGACTTCCACCGACGCGTTTGGTCGATCTTCCGACGTTCTTTGAAGGCAAAGGCCGAGCGACGTTGAACAGAGCACTGGAATGCTTCTCCTGGATGCCGAAAGCTCAATATATAATCTTCACCACCTTTTACAAGCTCGAAGCCCGTGCTGTCGATGCTCTCAAAGCTGAACTTCCGCTCCCTATTTACACCGTCGGACCTTTAATACCTTACATGGAACTCAAAGCTAAATCCTCACTGTCGGCGTCTCGAAATGACCGTCCTGATTACGTTCGGTGGCTAGACTCTCAACTGGAAGCCTCCGTCCTGTACATCTCTCTGGGGAGTTTCCTATCGGTCTCGAGCGACCAAATGGAGGAGCTCACAGCGGGAGTGCGCAGCAGCGGAGTTCGGTTCCTGTGGGTGAGCCGAGACAGCGATTCTTGGGTCAAAGACGGTTTCTGCGGCGACAGGGGTCGAGTGGTGCCCTGGTGTGATCAGTTGAAGGTGCTGAACCACTCTGCAGTCGGAGGGTTCTGGACGCACTGCGGGTTGAACTCCACTCTGGAAGCTGTCTTCGCGGGCGTCCCGATGCTTGCCTTCCCGATCTTTTGGGATCAAATCCCCAACTGTAAGCAGGTGGAGCAGGACTGGAAGATTGGTTGGAGGGTGAAGAAGTCAAGGGACGAATTGGTGCCGAGACAAGCCATTGCTGAGATTGTCCAGAGGTTCATGGACTTGGACAGTGAGGATGGGAAGGCAATCAGGAAGATGGCAAGCGAGCTTCAACAGGCTTGTGGCCAAGCAATCCTGAATGGCGGGTCGTCTCACTCTGACATCAATGCTTTCATCGGCGACATCTCGAAGAAAATAATGTGCTAA
- the LOC104422360 gene encoding pre-mRNA-splicing factor cwc22-like: MITDAANLESSGGVYIPPFKLARMMKEVQDKSGIEYQGLRWEVLRKSINGLVNKVNATNLVSVVNTKFAESAVRPELDLVEHEDQLAHEISLQADIDPEITLDIFKPDPQLVENEKLYEQLKKTILGDEFEEEKESEEGSEDASAEEVDAEEGEQMNIKDETQTNLVNLWRTIYLKIMSSVDFEEAGHKLLISKLEPGQEMDLYAVGVLQSRKNLPPLLWSDGAAVLHDEQSQSLQF, encoded by the exons ATGATTACCGATGCTGCAAACTTGGAAAGCAGTGGGGGAGTTTACATCCCACCATTTAAGTTGGCCAGAATGATGAAAGAGGTTCAAGACAAAAGCGGCATTGAGTATCAAGGGTTGAGGTGGGAAGTCTTAAGGAAGAGTATAAACGGTTTGGTGAATAAGGTCAATGCAACGAACCTGGTTTCTGTCGTCAACACGAAGTTTGCAGAG TCCGCAGTTCGTCCAGAATTGGACCTTGTGGAGCATGAAGATCAACTAGCACACGAGATATCACTCCAGGCAGACATCGATCCAGAAATTACTCTTG ACATATTTAAGCCTGATCCGCAGTTGGTGGAGAATGAAAAGCTTTATGAACAATTGAAGAAAACCATTCTTGGTGACGAgtttgaagaggaaaaagagtcGGAAGAAGGCTCAGAAGATGCATCTGCTGAGGAAGTTGATGCAGAAGAGGGTGAACAGATGAACATTAAAGATGAGACTCAGACGAATCTTGTAAATCTCTGGAGAACGATATATCTGAAGATTATGTCCAGTGTCGATTTCGAGGAAGCAGGGCATAAGCTATTAATAAGTAAACTTGAACCTGGACAAGAG ATGGATCTATATGCTGTTGGAGTGTTGCAGTCAAGAAAGAACTTACCTCCGCTACTATGGTCTGATGGGGCAGCGGTTTTGCATGATGAACAAAGTCAGTCACTACAATTTTGA